The following proteins come from a genomic window of Streptomyces sp. NBC_01298:
- a CDS encoding helicase associated domain-containing protein — protein sequence DEDEAGSPGELVASMDDDPDGPFGSRCFTLSLSEAIDRGICAPYQVVCVDVTDTALQAAQLLGAESRSIEVRGARLAALQTALVKASAEEGFRRTLVFHHVVKEAEAFAAGLPDVAEQLHASDRELYPATVWADWLCGEHAPLHRRRVLAEFAEGIATDGTIVEKGYLGSVKVLGEGVDTKNCDSVYWADVRGSMPDLVQAVGRALRMQPGEGKVASLVVPILLGPGETADNMLTSRAYGGLARLLEALRAHDARIVETLAEQQAPSRYKPVSEDGSAKSGNGTGSGSEAVSGPAKALLKFSTPRDPATLAAFINLRVLNPEHQHWRRGVEAAVIYAREHGDLKVPFTFRVPAAEEAQASGWPASLAGFPLGQWTADARRFYSRGDMDTDRVAQLEKLGMIWSHFDVAWEEGLAAARGWAAQHGHLLAPLDATYQGAAVGIWLKNARVAARKAKEIEERRAEGLPVESSAGAMTQKRREQLEDIDASWCPSWPVTWQRSFHLVRQHLDAGEALPTETDKVVRQGEDLGRWVTSVRLGWDQLTGVQQWMCQQILGIEPATEEEKPKPRPTQADKWIAHLGAARQFFEREGHLTVPRKHVETVASANGGELQFRLGAWVNNQRSRAAALSPERVEQLSKVGMRWA from the coding sequence GGACGAGGATGAGGCCGGCTCGCCGGGCGAGCTGGTCGCGAGCATGGACGACGACCCGGACGGCCCCTTCGGCAGCCGCTGCTTCACCCTCTCCCTCTCCGAGGCCATCGACCGGGGCATCTGCGCCCCCTACCAGGTCGTCTGCGTGGACGTCACCGACACGGCGCTCCAGGCCGCGCAGCTACTGGGCGCCGAGAGCCGTTCGATCGAGGTGCGCGGGGCGCGGCTCGCCGCTCTGCAGACCGCCCTGGTGAAGGCGTCGGCGGAGGAGGGCTTTCGCAGGACGCTGGTCTTCCACCACGTCGTCAAGGAGGCCGAAGCCTTCGCGGCCGGCCTCCCCGACGTCGCCGAGCAGCTGCACGCGAGCGACCGGGAGCTGTACCCGGCCACCGTGTGGGCCGACTGGCTGTGCGGCGAGCACGCGCCGCTCCACCGGCGCCGGGTGCTCGCCGAGTTCGCCGAGGGGATCGCCACGGACGGCACCATCGTGGAGAAGGGCTACCTGGGCTCCGTGAAGGTCCTCGGTGAGGGCGTCGACACCAAGAACTGCGACTCCGTGTACTGGGCGGATGTACGGGGCTCCATGCCCGACCTCGTCCAGGCGGTGGGGCGTGCGCTGCGGATGCAGCCGGGCGAGGGGAAGGTGGCCTCGCTGGTGGTGCCGATCCTCCTCGGCCCCGGCGAGACGGCGGACAACATGCTCACGTCCCGGGCGTACGGCGGTCTGGCCAGGCTCCTGGAAGCGCTGCGGGCCCACGACGCCCGGATCGTGGAGACCCTCGCCGAACAGCAGGCCCCGAGCCGCTACAAGCCCGTCAGCGAGGACGGCAGCGCCAAGAGCGGCAACGGGACCGGCAGCGGCTCGGAGGCCGTCAGCGGCCCTGCGAAGGCCCTGCTGAAGTTCTCCACGCCCCGCGACCCGGCCACGCTCGCCGCGTTCATCAACCTGCGCGTTCTCAACCCGGAGCACCAGCACTGGCGTCGCGGGGTGGAAGCCGCCGTCATCTACGCCCGCGAACACGGCGACCTCAAGGTCCCCTTCACGTTCCGCGTCCCGGCCGCCGAGGAAGCCCAGGCGTCGGGATGGCCGGCCTCCCTCGCCGGGTTCCCGCTGGGGCAGTGGACCGCCGACGCCCGACGCTTCTACAGCCGCGGGGACATGGACACGGACCGCGTCGCGCAACTGGAGAAGCTCGGCATGATCTGGTCGCACTTCGACGTCGCGTGGGAGGAGGGCCTGGCCGCCGCGCGCGGGTGGGCAGCCCAGCACGGCCACCTCCTGGCCCCGCTGGACGCCACCTATCAGGGCGCGGCAGTGGGTATCTGGCTGAAGAACGCGCGGGTCGCCGCCCGGAAGGCGAAGGAGATCGAAGAGCGGCGTGCCGAGGGGCTGCCGGTGGAGTCGTCAGCCGGGGCCATGACGCAAAAGCGGCGCGAGCAGCTGGAGGACATCGACGCGTCCTGGTGCCCGAGCTGGCCGGTGACCTGGCAACGCTCCTTCCACCTGGTCCGGCAGCACCTGGACGCGGGCGAGGCGCTGCCCACCGAGACGGACAAGGTCGTGCGCCAGGGCGAGGACCTCGGACGGTGGGTGACCTCGGTACGCCTCGGCTGGGACCAGCTCACCGGCGTGCAGCAGTGGATGTGCCAGCAGATCCTCGGGATCGAGCCCGCCACCGAGGAGGAGAAGCCGAAGCCGCGCCCCACGCAGGCCGACAAGTGGATCGCCCACCTCGGCGCCGCCCGGCAGTTCTTCGAGCGCGAAGGCCACCTGACCGTGCCCCGCAAACACGTAGAGACCGTGGCCTCCGCAAACGGCGGGGAGCTCCAGTTCCGTCTGGGGGCATGGGTCAACAACCAGCGCAGCCGGGCAGCCGCGCTATCCCCGGAGCGCGTGGAGCAGCTGTCCAAGGTCGGCATGCGGTGGGCGTGA
- a CDS encoding YaaC family protein has translation MYMKADPDEAWEKLRGSRANPPGKAGGGARRKTYGAALEQAEQMFRAAAVVGPATRPLQVFYGLSQAGRAIAAAAVDLKGEDWRLDGHGIKASGFDKPFPDIEIRTDPSTSRASFVRLSQLLDSPVWGKDPVRLEDVWDMLPVNLDYPLTDRNRHPALYTDDRSIHGDPHPLLHVPVCDIPDWVIDNGGRETTNAFFAKYPGLAQRHEYVRRTPHPDGPPDFTRYDHGGGELRVSWLMPQGHALVEERREHHHSLTRSHGRSRWFLPAISPTGREPHLLMAWWSVVYTLSMLARYEPAGWDGLISVDNNNHAVPIESLLKRAIEFLPGLIVATVDEVSG, from the coding sequence ATGTACATGAAGGCTGATCCTGACGAGGCGTGGGAGAAGCTGCGCGGCAGCCGGGCGAACCCGCCCGGCAAGGCCGGCGGCGGAGCGCGCCGGAAGACCTACGGGGCGGCACTGGAGCAGGCAGAGCAGATGTTCCGCGCGGCCGCCGTGGTGGGCCCGGCCACTCGCCCCCTGCAGGTCTTCTACGGCCTCAGCCAGGCCGGCCGCGCCATCGCCGCGGCGGCGGTCGACCTCAAGGGCGAGGACTGGCGACTCGACGGGCACGGCATCAAGGCCAGCGGCTTCGACAAGCCCTTCCCCGACATCGAGATCCGCACCGACCCCTCGACATCACGGGCAAGCTTCGTGCGACTGAGCCAGCTGCTCGACTCCCCGGTCTGGGGCAAGGACCCGGTGCGCCTCGAAGATGTCTGGGACATGCTGCCGGTCAACCTCGACTACCCGCTCACGGACCGGAACCGGCATCCCGCCCTGTACACGGACGATCGCAGTATCCACGGCGACCCCCACCCGCTGCTGCACGTCCCCGTCTGCGACATCCCCGACTGGGTCATCGACAACGGCGGCCGGGAGACGACGAACGCGTTCTTCGCGAAGTACCCGGGCCTCGCCCAGCGCCACGAGTACGTCCGACGGACACCCCACCCCGACGGGCCACCCGACTTCACCCGCTACGACCACGGCGGCGGGGAACTCCGAGTCAGCTGGCTCATGCCCCAAGGACACGCCCTCGTCGAAGAACGCCGCGAACACCATCACAGCCTCACCCGGAGCCACGGCCGCTCGCGCTGGTTCCTGCCAGCGATCTCACCGACCGGCCGGGAACCACACCTGCTGATGGCCTGGTGGTCGGTCGTCTACACGCTCTCCATGCTGGCCCGCTACGAGCCGGCCGGATGGGACGGACTCATCAGCGTGGACAACAACAACCACGCCGTGCCGATCGAAAGCCTGCTGAAGCGCGCCATCGAATTCCTCCCGGGCCTCATCGTGGCCACCGTCGACGAGGTCTCAGGGTGA